In Anguilla rostrata isolate EN2019 chromosome 1, ASM1855537v3, whole genome shotgun sequence, a genomic segment contains:
- the LOC135257642 gene encoding calphotin-like — translation MGCSSSSTQTIAQEGNRPGTKPEDSNGEGTFVGRNENGIIPEDCETIADQMQLPVQSPLPDDLPRAPIEREEPEVAEAHEAQELLAVSESEPLLQSSLPEASAAAPELAPEPEQASEPEPAPAAEVEEAAAPEPAPAVAEEVPAAPETAPDAPEPAPVVVEEAAAPTPEPSPVAAETAPEAPEPAPVAAEEAPAPESAPIAVEAATAAPEPAPVAAEETPVIPEPVPVAAEETPVVPEPVPVAAEETPVVPEPVPVAAEETPVVPEPVPVAAEEAAVAPEPVPVAAEEAVVVPGPAPVAEAPAPEVAPVTPEAAPPAVEAAPAPAPAPEPAAAAPVTVEEPIATPAPEPVAPPTEPITQEVAQEEVAAPSVSAEAPLVAAESVPTDPTPAAVEPPTSAPAPAPEAQSPAPETKAEGVAVETKAEEQALPQAGSEEAKKND, via the exons ATGGGCTGTTCTTCATCTAGTACCCAGACTATAGCACAAGAAGGCAACAGACCAGGGACAAAACCAGAGGACAGCAATGGAGAGGGTACATTTG TGGGCCGTAACGAAAATGGCATCATCCCAGAGGACTGCGAGACCATCGCGGACCAGATGCAGCTGCCCGTTCAGAGCCCGCTGCCGGACGACCTCCCGCGGGCCCCCATAGAGCGGGAGGAGCCCGAGGTGGCAGAGGCCCACGAGGCCCAGGAGCTGCTGGCTGTTTCTGAGAGCGAGCCGTTACTGCAGAGCAGCCTACCTGAGGCCTCTGCAGCTGCACCGGAGCTGGCCCCCGAACCCGAGCAGGCCTCCGAACCCGAGCCGGCCCCTGCcgcagaggtggaggaggctGCTGCCCCTGAGCCGGCCCCTGCAGTGGCGGAGGAGGTCCCCGCTGCACCAGAGACCGCCCCCGATGCACCGGAACCAGCCCCTGTTGTGGTGGAGGAGGCAGCTGCCCCCACGCCTGAGCCCTCCCCTGTAGCAGCAGAGACCGCCCCCGAAGCACCGGAACCAGCCCCTGTTGCGGCCGAGGAGGCACCTGCACCCGAATCGGCCCCCATTGCAGTGGAGGCGGCGACTGCTGCCCCTGAGCCAGCCCCTGTCGCAGCAGAAGAGACCCCTGTTATACCTGAGCCAGTCCCTGTAGCAGCAGAAGAGACCCCTGTTGTACCtgagccagtacctgtagcAGCAGAAGAGACCCCTGTTGTACCTGAGCCAGTCCCTGTAGCAGCAGAAGAGACCCCTGTTGTACCtgagccagtacctgtagcAGCAGAAGAGGCGGCCGTTGCACCTGAGCCGGTTCCTGTAGCAGCAGAAGAGGCCGTCGTTGTGCCCGGACCAGCTCCTGTAGCAGAGGCTCCTGCTCCAGAGGTAGCCCCCGTCACACCTGAAGCAGCCCCACCGGCAGTGGAGGcggcccctgcccccgcccccgcccccgagccCGCTGCTGCTGCACCTGTTACTGTAGAGGAGCCCATAGCCACACCCGCCCCAGAGcccgtggccccgcccactgaacCCATCACTCAGGAGGTCGCACAGGAGGAGGTAGCAGCCCCCAGCGTGTCGGCGGAGGCGCCCCTGGTGGCTGCGGAGAGTGTCCCCACAGACCCCACCCCCGCTGCAGTGGAGCCGCCGACCAGTGCCCCTGCACCTGCCCCCGAggcccagagccccgcccctgagACCAAAGCAGAAG GCGTAGCGGTGGAGACCAAAGCAGAAGAGCAGGCCTTGCCGCAGGCAGGAAGTGAGGAGGCTAAAAAGAACGATTAA